In the Parus major isolate Abel chromosome 7, Parus_major1.1, whole genome shotgun sequence genome, ccagaaattaaggaaaacGTACCGCAGTACGGTAACTAGGAGTTTGCATTTGCATCgagcaaaataattaaagcGAGAATGTGGACTGAACATATGTCATTTGAAAAGGGGGCACCAGTCTGTAGCAAAGCCAGACCACTCCGAAACGCATCCAGCCATTAACGAGCTTTTAATTTGAGGAAGTTGCTCCGTCACCCCTGGCGCAATCAATGAGGATGTTAATTGATCTTTGCAGACTTAAAGCTTAAGCTAACAGCTTAACAGCTAACTAAGCTGTTTCCGACTGGGAGATAAACGCCGCGGGCCATCGCCCAGCCCCGGGCAGAGGAACAGCATCGCGCCCGTCCTGGCGGGGAGGGCGATGCCGCTGCGGTCGCTCGGAGGGGGCTCCTGAGGCGAAGGCGGCCCGAGCGGCTGCGGCCGCCCTCGGGATGGCCAGGGAGGAGGGATGGCACAAAGTGGGGAACAGGGAGCCCCATCTCCCGGCGCAGGAGACCCGGgggagggtgggcagcagcCGGGCCGTCCCTGGTGAGCTGCCTTGCGGGGAGCGAGGGGACCGCGAGGGGAATAAACCAGGGAGCTCTTTACATCGGTGTTTTGGTAGGCGGTGACGGCAATGAACTGCGTCTCGGGAAACGTGAATGTCTGCACTCTGCCCGGCTGGTTGGTGTCCTCCGTCCCGTCTTCGTTCACCTCCACGACATGCAAGCGAGGTTGGTACTTGTGAAGGGACTGCAAAACCACCATCTGTCGGGCACGGCaaaaggagggaggaggacgcggggagaaaagaagaaattagagCGAGAAGAACGAGGAGAGAGATGCCCGCTGGCCGCCGCCTCCCCGGGACGGTTGCGGACTTCCCCGGCCGCACCGGACAGCGGTGTCAGCTTGGGCAACGCGCTCAGGGCCGACGAGGCCCATGGCGAAATAAATGGGAGGACTTTCTCATCACCACCCCCCTTTTATTTTCACCTAACGACAGgatctaaaacaaaaaaaaaaaatacacgTCCTTTTGGAAACGGTAGGATTTTAActgaagaagtaaaaataattctggcaGCGTTTGCGTTCCCCCACTGACCTGCCCGTTGTTGTTTGATGCTCCTTTATTGTTTGTAAGTTTTAGTTTCCCAAAGGAGATTTCCTGACGCATCCAGTGGGCTCCCGTGTTGGGGGAGTCGGGATGCATATACACCCGGTTTCCtaagcaaaacaacaaaaaacacaaccacATCACAGTTCTCGCCTGTACCCCGGTTCTGCCACTACATTCGCACACGAGGGTGAGGGACCCCGTTAAGTGGCCAATATTTTACTGCCAAAACTCCTTTCATTTTAAACGAAAAGgattaaaacagctttttccgAACACCTTTTACTTTATCCTccaccctccttttttttttttttttttaataaaaacatcgTTGGCCCATTTGCGTTTAAGAAGTCGCCAGAGACAGTCCGCAAAAGCATTAATTAATCATTGTCACCTACATATGTGTCGGGAAAAGTGTTAATTGGAGGAACTTGCCTTGTACATTGGTGTCCGCCTTGCCGCAAGGAACCCATTTGCCTCCCTGAAATCTCCAGTGATTGGGATCCGCCAAAATTACATCCACAAAAATATTGTAGTGAGCCGTAGGGTCGAGACCAGAAATATTAAAGCTTAGGAAAGGGAACATGCGcctatatatataaaaaaagaaaaaagaaaaagaaaaaaataaaaaaaataaaaaaaataaaaaaaagaaaaaagaaaaggggagaaaaaaagaaaaagaaagggaagaaggaaagcaagCCACCGGCAGCGGCAGGCATACGCGGAGCAACCAGCCGTTGTGCTTTATCCTCACGTCTCCCGATAGCGACcgggaaataaaaatcaaaagaaaccCCCTCCCCGGAGCGCCGAGCTTTCCGCGGGAAAGGGATGAGGGCAGCGGGCGCGGGAACTTGCGGGGAAGCAGAGAGGGCTGCCCCGGCGGGGACCGGATCCGGCGGGGACCGACTCCGGGGGGACCCGCACCGGAGCTCCCGGCGACCAGGGCAGGGGCAGCGGTGACGGGGGGACGGCTCCGCCGGAGCGGCGGAGGCTTCGGGCGGCTCCCCCGGCGAAGTCCGCGGCTCAGCCCCGACACCCAGAAAGGTCCGCGCGGTGGCTTACCTTCCCTGCTTCGTGATGATCATCTCCGTCTGGTGCCGGTGAAATTTCAGCCAGAGTGGCCTGTTGCACAGGTAGACCTGAGCCTTGCCGGGAACCAGCCCCGGCTGGGTGGAGGAGAACTGGTAGAAAGGTGCCCCTTGATAGGAATGGCCATACTGCTGGGGGTACGGGTAGCCCGCCGTGGGGTAGCCTTGAGGAGAAGAGTTGGACAGGAGGCTGTTATAAGCTCCGTTGGTGATCACAGGATGATGAGCCATGTAGCGGCTGGGGCTGGCGATGGAGAAGGCTGGGTGTGCAGGTCCATGCTGGCTGGGATAAGGGAACATGGTACtaggagcagaggcagcagactGGGGCTGGCTGGACTGAGAGAGCAGATAGCGATCTGCAGCAGATCCATCGAAACTGTGACGAAGCTCAGAGACCCCGTCCAAGACGGGAGAGAGTTTATTTCTCTGGACGTCCCCTGGTGTGTCCTTGGAGTCAGGAAAATTGTCTGTATCTGACTGATTCGTCATCCCcctggtaatttttttcaaaggtgAACTTCTCTCCAGGTTGTCAGTGGTCGAGATAATGGGATGATCATGCAAGGCAAGCTCAGATCCGCCTGCATGTGGGTAACTGCTGCTCACATTGAGAAATTTCTTGGAGAGCATGATAGAGGGAGAAAGACAATGCTCCAGCTGCATAGCTCTAGCACCACAGTAATAACCCTTCAGTCCCTGGATCTGAAAGGGCTTCCTAGTATCAGAAGCTAGACATCCTGGGACCCACACTAGGCAGAAAGCACTTCATCTACCAAATGCTTCCAAACgtttgatttacttttttttttttttttttttttttttttttttttttttcctcccttcccagggagaagagatTGGCCAATTGACACTATGCAGCAATCAGGAAAGACTCACTTTTGATCTTGCTGCTTGTGGAGAGGATGAAACGGCTTCTGCCATTGGTTAACCGCTGACAGTAATTTAATTAGATAGACATTAATTAGGATAATCACCTGGCTCCTGGTCGCGACGATCATGGCAAATTGAAGGAGATGATTTTATTGTGAGatagaaggaagggaaagggggaagggaagagtaTGTTTGCTGTGAGAGCTCATTATTATGTGACCTTTctagctttttttaatttttttttttgactacGGCTGGAAAATAAATCCGAACCCTGCGATTCCCCAAATACTGCGTGCGTGTACCCCACCTTTGTGCATCAGGGAGGAGAGCGGGTCCTGGGCGCTTTGGGGAGCGATTGCGAGGGGAGCGCGGGGCTGGGCGGCCGCTGCCCTCAGCTCACCCCCGCGGTTTGTCCCCAGCGGGGCGCAGtccctctcccccagctctTCTGAGCGATCCCCGGCGCATCGCCCCCACCCTTCCCACCCGTGCCTGTTTCGCGGGGGAAAATCCACCCTCCGTCCCCGCTGACAGCGGCCGCGTATCATCTCTTTTAACTTCTGAAATAATCATAAGCCCCGCAGCCGAAGTGCCCTAATGTATTTGCCGCGATGTTTACGGGTTCTTTagtaagtaaatattttatctggGCGCCGTAATGCCGAAGATTACCAGCAAAACAGCGTGGAAGGCGTCCACCTCCCCATCCGTCTCCGGATTTCTTTCCTGTCGGTGCCTGCTTTCCCTCAGTGACTCAGTCCCGCGGGCAGCTCTCGGGAGGGGCAGATTTTTGGTAGCACCCTTGTCAGGGGCCGCGGCCCGCCCCGGCCGCGGGGTCGATCGGAGCTGAGAAACCCAAACCACGATGATGCTGCGGCAGGAGCCGCCGGCACCCCCTGCCCGGGGGGGTCTCCGCAGGAGCCGCGGGCCGGGCTGCGCTCGCAGGcgggcgggggctgcggggacTCCCAGTGACCGGAGGGACCGGCCGGCGGGCCCCGCGCTGTGCCCGGCCGAGCCTCGGGCTATTCAAAGCGGGACCCTCCAGGGCGCGAAGATGCGCCTGAAGGGCTCAGGGGGCCCTCTCGCCACCCCGCCTTTGCCAAACACCAGTCTTAATTTCTCTTCCTAGGGAAGCCTGCCTGAGAGTTTAAAAGCACGGGGCTTGTTTTACGGTTTTTTGTGCGTTTGGGGTTTggtgggtttgggatttttttaccAGGCAGAAGCTCTCCTGTTCCATTTTTCTTAGTGTTGTTCCCTTAGTGGTTTGGACTTCAGGTATTTTACAGACTGCATCTCTTCCCAGGTGACATCAGCAGCCGGCTTCAAATTTCACTGACAGATAACGCAGTCTGAGCCACcacataaaaaaccaaaccaccgCATAACTGCCTGAAGCCAGACCGAAACTTTGCAAACTCAAATCCGGAGAAGAACCGGGATGACTTGTCAGAATGTGTATTTCAATGCTCTCAAATCCCGTggccatttatttttctgttgcttaaCCGTGAGCTACTTTGGTTATTTGGTATTTCATAGATGCCAACATATACACACTCTCTGCAAGGAAATTATTCTAATAAGacaatttatgaaaaaaaagcaagcagttCACTGTTCTCCTCGAGTGGTTCAGCGCTTGCAACTTTCCATACACCACCTTCTTTCAGTGTTAAGAAAACAGTTTCATTATTATCAGTTCTAACTAATGTTTCCAACACTTATTTCACCAGTGCTCACCCTTCCCTTTCTGTGTTTGCAACAACAGAACGGTAATGGACTTATATAGGCAGGAGATGGACCGAAATGCAGATAAACCCTTGGAAATGCTGTCCTGAATTACAGAGCTACAGCCATATAGATGCGGAGCTGCAATGAATTCAGTGGTATACTGCCAATCACATGGAAGTGCTAATATATGCCAAAAATCTTCAGTGCACAACTCCTAAACTGGTATAATAGGGGGGCTATGCAATGGCAGGTGGTGTTACAGAATCGTCATAGAATGGAGTGAGGTTTGCTAATACAATATGCCCGTCCTTCGTGCTGACAGGTGACAAGGGGTCATGCTGCTAATGAAGGTCTGCTCCGTTGCGGCTGGAGGCTCAGAAGGTGGCCGCTTGAAaatctctttcttccttcaacATCGTATATGGGCTGCTTCTTTTCAGGTTACGGCACACACACAATTCTTCCAAATCCACTCTGTAGCTCCTAAAGCACTGGACAAAAATAAGGAAGGATGCCCCAAAAAcctgccttttttattattcatgtaACATCTTGGTAAATGGAAAATTGTGTCTCCAAGTTAAACTGAGGAGTGAATAGAAAGCAGGGTACCACAGCACAAGCTTATACTATCGGAGATCTGTGTCTCCAACAGACTCCCTTTAGCTACCCTCTGCAAGATGTACAtttgtcaaaattaatttagaatatGTAAGACTCACTGGTTTGTCTCCCTGCTTACACCAGCCTCTCACGCATGTATACACTGCAGCACTGCGCTAGC is a window encoding:
- the TBR1 gene encoding T-box brain protein 1 isoform X2; the encoded protein is MQLEHCLSPSIMLSKKFLNVSSSYPHAGGSELALHDHPIISTTDNLERSSPLKKITRGMTNQSDTDNFPDSKDTPGDVQRNKLSPVLDGVSELRHSFDGSAADRYLLSQSSQPQSAASAPSTMFPYPSQHGPAHPAFSIASPSRYMAHHPVITNGAYNSLLSNSSPQGYPTAGYPYPQQYGHSYQGAPFYQFSSTQPGLVPGKAQVYLCNRPLWLKFHRHQTEMIITKQGRRMFPFLSFNISGLDPTAHYNIFVDVILADPNHWRFQGGKWVPCGKADTNVQGNRVYMHPDSPNTGAHWMRQEISFGKLKLTNNKGASNNNGQMVVLQSLHKYQPRLHVVEVNEDGTEDTNQPGRVQTFTFPETQFIAVTAYQNTDITQLKIDHNPFAKGFRDNYDTIYTGCDMDRLTPSPNDSPRSQIVPGARYAMAGSFLQDQFQAEDPGAPSPQRWFVAPANNRLDFAASAYDTATDFAGNAATLLSYAAAGVKALPLQAAGCAGRPLGYYADPSGWGARSPPQYCSKSGSVLSCWPNSAAAARMAAGNPYLGEEAESLAPERSPLPGAEDSKPKDLSDSSWIETPSSIKSIDSSDSGIYEQAKRRRISPSDTPVSESSSPLKSEVLTQRDCEKTCAKDIGYYGFYSHS
- the TBR1 gene encoding T-box brain protein 1 isoform X1, giving the protein MQLEHCLSPSIMLSKKFLNVSSSYPHAGGSELALHDHPIISTTDNLERSSPLKKITRGMTNQSDTDNFPDSKDTPGDVQRNKLSPVLDGVSELRHSFDGSAADRYLLSQSSQPQSAASAPSTMFPYPSQHGPAHPAFSIASPSRYMAHHPVITNGAYNSLLSNSSPQGYPTAGYPYPQQYGHSYQGAPFYQFSSTQPGLVPGKAQVYLCNRPLWLKFHRHQTEMIITKQGRRMFPFLSFNISGLDPTAHYNIFVDVILADPNHWRFQGGKWVPCGKADTNVQGNRVYMHPDSPNTGAHWMRQEISFGKLKLTNNKGASNNNGQMVVLQSLHKYQPRLHVVEVNEDGTEDTNQPGRVQTFTFPETQFIAVTAYQNTDITQLKIDHNPFAKGFRDNYDTIYTGCDMDRLTPSPNDSPRSQIVPGARYAMAGSFLQDQFVSNYAKSRFHPGAGAGPGPGADRSVPHTNGLLSPQQAEDPGAPSPQRWFVAPANNRLDFAASAYDTATDFAGNAATLLSYAAAGVKALPLQAAGCAGRPLGYYADPSGWGARSPPQYCSKSGSVLSCWPNSAAAARMAAGNPYLGEEAESLAPERSPLPGAEDSKPKDLSDSSWIETPSSIKSIDSSDSGIYEQAKRRRISPSDTPVSESSSPLKSEVLTQRDCEKTCAKDIGYYGFYSHS